One window of the Eucalyptus grandis isolate ANBG69807.140 chromosome 6, ASM1654582v1, whole genome shotgun sequence genome contains the following:
- the LOC104447975 gene encoding protein PHOSPHATE-INDUCED 1 yields the protein MASFFASKTALLPKLFLALCLLQMASATRRLAELVQDQSPPMKYHNGPLLSGKISVNLIWYGRFKPSQRTIVSDFVTSLSSDPSLAHAPPSVSQWWKTVDKYYHLSSKRRTPSLTLSLGRQVLDESYSLGKSLASKHLVELASRGEQQNAINVVLTSSDVAVEGFCMSRCGSHDSAVSSVKVNGRSSRFAYIWVGNSETQCPGQCAWPFHQPLYGPQSPPLVAPNGDVGVDGMVINLAGLLAGTATNPFSNGYYQGEAGASLEAASACTGIYGNGAYPGYAGNLLVDEATRASYNAHGVNGRKYLVPALFDPASSSCSTLV from the coding sequence ATGGCATCCTTCTTCGCTTCTAAGACAGCTCTTCTTCCAAAGCTCTTCCTCGCCCTCTGCCTCCTCCAGATGGCCTCCGCCACCAGGAGGCTGGCCGAGCTGGTCCAAGACCAGTCCCCGCCCATGAAGTACCACAATGGCCCTCTCCTCTCCGGCAAGATCTCCGTCAACCTCATCTGGTACGGCCGCTTCAAGCCCTCCCAGCGCACCATCGTCTCCGACTTCGTCACCTCCCTCTCCTCCGacccttctttggctcacgccCCTCCTTCCGTCTCCCAGTGGTGGAAGACGGTCGACAAGTACTACCACCTCTCCTCCAAGAGGCGCACTCCTTCCCTCACGCTCTCGCTCGGGAGGCAGGTCCTTGACGAGAGCTACTCCCTCGGGAAGTCCCTCGCGAGCAAGCACCTCGTGGAGCTCGCCTCCAGGGGCGAACAGCAGAACGCCATCAACGTGGTGCTCACCTCCTCCGACGTGGCCGTCGAGGGATTCTGCATGAGCCGGTGCGGCTCCCACGACTCTGCCGTCAGTTCCGTCAAGGTCAACGGCAGGAGCTCGAGGTTCGCGTACATCTGGGTGGGCAACTCGGAGACACAGTGCCCGGGGCAGTGCGCGTGGCCATTCCACCAGCCCCTGTACGGCCCGCAGAGCCCGCCGCTGGTGGCGCCCAACGGCGACGTCGGCGTCGACGGGATGGTGATCAACCTCGCGGGCCTCCTCGCCGGGACCGCCACGAACCCGTTCTCGAACGGGTACTACCAGGGCGAGGCGGGGGCGTCGCtggaggcggcgtcggcgtgCACCGGGATCTACGGCAACGGGGCGTACCCGGGCTACGCTGGGAACTTGCTGGTGGATGAGGCGACGAGGGCGAGCTACAACGCGCACGGCGTGAACGGGAGAAAGTACCTGGTCCCGGCTCTCTTCGATCCGGCCTCGTCGTCGTGTTCGACCCTGGTGTGA
- the LOC104447976 gene encoding protein PHOSPHATE-INDUCED 1-like codes for MASFFASKTALPKLFLALCLLQMASATRRLAELVQDQSSPMKYHNGPLLSGKISVNLIWYGRFKPSQRTIVSDFVTSLSSDPSLAQASPSVSHWWKTVDKYYHLSSSKRRTPSLTISLGRQVLDESYSLGKSLTNKHLIELASRGEQRNAINVVLTSSDVAVEGFCMSRCGSHDSAVGSVKVNGRSSRFAYIWVGNSETQCPGQCAWPFHQPQYGPQSPPLVAPNGDVGVDGMVINLAGLLAGTATNPFSNGYYQGEAGASLEAASACTGIYGNGAYPGYAGNLLVDEATGASYNAHGVNRRKYLVPALYDPSTSSCSTLV; via the coding sequence ATGGCATCCTTCTTCGCTTCTAAGACAGCTCTTCCAAAGCTATTCCTCGCCCTCTGCCTCCTCCAGATGGCCTCCGCCACCAGGAGGCTGGCCGAGCTGGTCCAAGACCAGTCCTCGCCCATGAAGTACCACAATGGTCCTCTCCTCTCCGGCAAGATCTCCGTCAACCTCATCTGGTACGGCCGCTTCAAGCCCTCCCAGCGCACCATCGTTTCCGACTTCGTCACCTCCCTCTCCTCCGACCCTTCGTTGGCTCAGGCCTCTCCATCCGTATCCCATTGGTGGAAGACGGTCGACAAGTACTACCACCTCTCCTCCTCCAAGAGGCGCACGCCTTCCCTCACCATCTCGCTCGGGAGGCAAGTCCTCGACGAGAGCTACTCCCTCGGGAAGTCCCTCACGAACAAACACCTCATCGAGCTCGCGTCCCGGGGCGAACAGCGGAACGCCATCAACGTGGTGCTCACCTCTTCCGACGTGGCCGTCGAGGGGTTCTGCATGAGCCGTTGTGGCTCCCACGACTCAGCCGTCGGTTCCGTCAAGGTCAACGGCAGGAGCTCGAGGTTCGCGTACATCTGGGTAGGCAACTCGGAGACGCAGTGCCCGGGGCAGTGCGCGTGGCCGTTCCACCAGCCCCAGTACGGCCCGCAGAGCCCGCCGCTGGTGGCGCCCAACGGTGACGTCGGCGTCGACGGGATGGTGATCAACCTGGCAGGCCTCCTCGCCGGGACCGCCACGAACCCGTTCTCGAACGGGTACTACCAGGGCGAGGCGGGGGCGTCGCtggaggcggcgtcggcgtgCACCGGGATCTACGGCAACGGGGCTTACCCAGGCTACGCCGGGAACTTGCTGGTGGATGAGGCGACGGGGGCGAGCTACAATGCGCACGGCGTGAACAGGAGAAAGTACCTGGTTCCGGCTCTCTACGATCCGTCCACGTCGTCCTGTTCGACGCTGGTGTGA
- the LOC104447977 gene encoding protein PHOSPHATE-INDUCED 1-like has product MASFFASKTALPKLFLALCLLQMASATRRLAELVQDQSPPMKYHNGPLLSGKISVNLIWYGRFKPSQRTIVSDFVTSLSSDPSLAQASPSVSHWWKTVDKYYHLSSSKRRTPSLTLSPGRQVLDESYSLGKSLTNKHLVELASRGEQRNAINVVLTSSDVAVEGFCMSRCGSHDSAVGSVKVKGRSSRFAYIWVGNSETQCPGQCAWPFHQPQYGPQSPPLVAPNGDVGVDGMVINLAGLLAGTATNPFSNGYYQGEAGASLEAASACTGIYGNGAYPGYAGNLLVDEATGASYNAHGMNGRKYLVPALYDPSTSSCSTLV; this is encoded by the coding sequence ATGGCATCCTTCTTCGCTTCTAAGACAGCTCTTCCAAAGCTATTCCTCGCCCTCTGCCTCCTCCAGATGGCCTCCGCCACCAGGAGGCTGGCTGAGCTGGTCCAAGACCAGTCCCCGCCCATGAAGTACCACAATGGCCCTCTCCTTTCCGGCAAGATCTCCGTCAACCTCATCTGGTACGGCCGCTTCAAGCCCTCCCAGCGCACCATCGTCTCCGACTTCGTCACCTCCCTCTCCTCCGACCCTTCTTTGGCTCAGGCCTCTCCATCCGTATCCCATTGGTGGAAGACGGTCGACAAGTACTACCACCTCTCCTCCTCCAAGAGGCGCACGCCTTCCCTCACCCTCTCGCCCGGCAGGCAAGTACTCGACGAGAGCTACTCCCTTGGGAAGTCCCTCACGAACAAGCACCTCGTGGAGCTAGCGTCCCGGGGTGAACAGCGGAACGCCATCAACGTGGTGCTCACCTCTTCCGACGTGGCCGTCGAGGGGTTCTGCATGAGCCGGTGCGGCTCCCACGACTCCGCCGTCGGTTCCGTCAAGGTCAAGGGCAGGAGCTCGAGGTTCGCGTACATCTGGGTGGGCAACTCGGAGACGCAGTGCCCGGGGCAGTGCGCGTGGCCGTTCCACCAGCCCCAGTACGGCCCGCAGAGCCCACCGCTGGTGGCGCCCAACGGGGATGTCGGCGTCGACGGGATGGTGATCAACTTGGCAGGCCTCCTCGCCGGGACCGCCACGAACCCCTTCTCGAACGGGTACTACCAGGGCGAGGCGGGGGCGTCGCtggaggcggcgtcggcgtgCACCGGGATCTACGGTAACGGGGCGTACCCGGGCTACGCCGGGAACTTGCTGGTGGATGAGGCGACGGGGGCGAGCTACAACGCGCACGGCATGAACGGGAGAAAGTACCTGGTCCCGGCTCTCTACGATCCGTCCACGTCGTCCTGTTCGACGCTGGTGTGA